A single Symbiobacterium thermophilum IAM 14863 DNA region contains:
- the truB gene encoding tRNA pseudouridine(55) synthase TruB, whose protein sequence is MARAQNEAASEVDGVLNLLKPPGMTSHDVVAFVRRALGVKKAGHTGTLDPGVAGVLPVCVGRATRLAEYIAGSDKAYRAEITFGVATDTQDGFGEVVAEADASHLTRGDVAYALTRFHGPIEQVPPMVSAVKVGGKRLYELARKGVEVEREPRRVFIHRLQLLDFRPGPRPVAYIDVVCSKGTYVRTLAHDLGRFLQVGAHLSYLVRTRSGPFVLAQAATLEELAAGKARLLPPAAALGDMPRVTVSGRAAARVLHGVAPAVRVEHPDGTTVAVVAANGALLALAEADGGGLRLRKVFG, encoded by the coding sequence ATGGCCCGAGCGCAGAATGAGGCCGCATCCGAGGTTGACGGGGTGCTCAACCTGCTGAAGCCGCCCGGCATGACCTCCCACGACGTGGTCGCTTTCGTCCGGCGCGCCTTGGGCGTCAAGAAGGCGGGCCACACGGGGACGCTGGACCCCGGGGTGGCCGGCGTGCTGCCGGTCTGCGTGGGCCGGGCCACCCGGCTCGCGGAGTACATCGCCGGCAGCGACAAGGCCTACCGTGCCGAGATCACCTTCGGCGTGGCCACCGACACCCAGGACGGGTTCGGCGAGGTGGTGGCCGAGGCCGATGCGTCGCACCTGACCCGGGGCGATGTCGCCTATGCCCTCACCCGGTTTCATGGCCCGATCGAGCAGGTGCCGCCCATGGTCAGCGCGGTGAAGGTCGGCGGCAAGCGGCTGTATGAACTGGCCCGCAAGGGCGTCGAGGTGGAGCGGGAGCCGCGGCGGGTCTTCATCCACCGGCTGCAGCTCCTGGACTTCCGGCCCGGCCCGCGGCCGGTGGCGTATATCGACGTGGTCTGTTCCAAGGGGACGTACGTGCGCACGCTGGCCCACGACCTGGGCCGGTTCCTTCAGGTGGGTGCTCACCTGTCGTATCTGGTGCGCACCCGCTCGGGACCGTTCGTCCTCGCCCAGGCGGCCACGCTGGAGGAGTTGGCGGCCGGGAAGGCCCGCCTCCTGCCGCCCGCGGCGGCCCTGGGCGATATGCCGCGGGTGACGGTGTCGGGCCGGGCGGCCGCGCGGGTGCTGCACGGCGTGGCCCCGGCCGTGCGGGTCGAGCATCCCGACGGCACCACCGTGGCGGTGGTCGCGGCCAACGGCGCGCTGCTCGCCCTGGCGGAGGCGGACGGGGGAGGACTTCGGCTCCGGAAAGTCTTCGGGTAA
- a CDS encoding bifunctional riboflavin kinase/FAD synthetase: MELVTRIADVPVRGTGNLIAIGKWDGVHLAHQAILRALVAEARRVGGQAVAVGFHPLPMQVLRPEAAPPMLQSLEERAELMAALGVDVHLALPFDRALADMTPEAFVHQVLVGQLRAQQVMVGFNNTFGRGGKGTAETMRQLCTPLGIPVHIFQPVRADGENVSSTEVRFAVAKGRMQAAARLLGRPYAVRGLVVQGDRRGRELGYPTANIRLEEGRLLPPHGVYTARVTVLGEPRKLQPPVTVTPRTGPVYGAMLNLGVRPTVGGTELRCEAHLFDFRGDLYGRELQVEFLEYMRPERAFPNLDALVAQLRADERAAREFLAGRQGAEG, translated from the coding sequence ATGGAACTTGTCACACGCATCGCAGACGTCCCGGTCCGGGGTACGGGAAACCTCATCGCCATCGGCAAGTGGGACGGGGTGCACCTGGCCCATCAGGCCATTCTGAGGGCCCTGGTCGCGGAGGCCCGGCGGGTGGGCGGACAGGCGGTGGCCGTCGGCTTCCATCCGCTGCCGATGCAGGTTCTGCGCCCGGAGGCGGCGCCGCCGATGCTGCAGAGCCTGGAGGAGCGGGCCGAGCTCATGGCCGCCCTCGGCGTCGACGTTCACCTGGCCCTGCCCTTCGATCGGGCCCTGGCGGACATGACGCCGGAGGCCTTCGTTCACCAGGTACTGGTCGGCCAGCTGCGGGCCCAGCAGGTGATGGTCGGCTTCAACAACACCTTCGGCCGCGGCGGCAAGGGCACGGCCGAGACCATGCGGCAGCTCTGCACCCCCCTGGGGATCCCCGTCCACATCTTCCAGCCCGTGCGGGCAGACGGCGAGAACGTCTCCTCCACCGAGGTGCGGTTCGCCGTGGCCAAGGGGCGCATGCAGGCGGCGGCACGCCTCCTGGGCCGCCCCTACGCGGTGCGGGGCCTCGTGGTGCAGGGCGACAGGCGCGGCCGCGAGCTGGGGTACCCCACCGCCAACATCCGGCTGGAGGAGGGGAGGCTGCTGCCGCCCCACGGGGTCTACACGGCCCGGGTCACGGTGCTGGGCGAGCCCCGGAAGCTGCAGCCGCCGGTCACGGTGACCCCCCGCACCGGGCCCGTCTACGGCGCCATGCTGAACCTGGGTGTGCGCCCCACGGTGGGCGGCACGGAGCTGCGGTGCGAGGCGCACCTGTTCGACTTCCGCGGCGATCTCTACGGCCGGGAGCTGCAGGTCGAGTTTCTCGAATACATGCGGCCCGAGCGGGCGTTCCCGAACCTGGACGCCCTGGTGGCGCAACTGCGCGCCGATGAGCGGGCCGCGCGGGAGTTCCTGGCCGGTCGGCAGGGGGCAGAGGGGTGA
- a CDS encoding pseudouridine synthase: MSRVRLDRLLGHMGFGSRKELRALLKAGRVTVDGRPVTDPGTLVDPGTSSVAVDGEPVRFQRHFHVLLHKPAGVITATADPRQRTVMDVLPEDLRRRDLVPVGRLDKDTEGLLLLTTDGTLAHRLMAPRWHQPKRYLARVDRPLDPADQEAFAAGVPLADGYVTLPARLEILSPQEGIVTVREGKYHQVRRMFAARGKRVVYLKRLSMGPLSLGDLPPGAARPLTAAEVDALYRSASLPNPDDPDVPLAGPPGL, encoded by the coding sequence ATGAGCCGGGTGCGGCTGGACCGGCTGCTGGGCCACATGGGCTTCGGAAGCCGGAAGGAGCTGAGGGCGCTCCTGAAGGCGGGCCGGGTGACGGTGGACGGCCGGCCGGTGACGGACCCCGGCACCCTGGTTGATCCCGGGACGTCGTCGGTGGCCGTGGACGGGGAGCCGGTGCGCTTTCAGCGCCACTTCCACGTGCTGCTGCACAAGCCGGCCGGGGTGATCACGGCGACCGCGGATCCCCGGCAGCGCACGGTCATGGACGTACTGCCGGAAGACCTGCGGCGCCGGGACCTGGTACCCGTGGGCCGGCTGGACAAGGACACCGAGGGGCTCCTCCTGCTCACCACCGACGGGACGCTGGCGCACCGGCTCATGGCGCCGCGGTGGCACCAGCCCAAGCGGTACCTGGCCCGGGTGGACCGGCCCCTGGACCCGGCCGACCAGGAGGCCTTCGCGGCCGGCGTCCCGCTGGCCGACGGGTACGTGACCCTGCCTGCCCGACTGGAGATCCTGTCGCCGCAGGAGGGCATCGTCACGGTCCGCGAGGGCAAGTACCACCAGGTGCGCCGCATGTTCGCCGCCCGGGGCAAGCGGGTGGTCTACCTGAAGCGGCTCTCCATGGGACCGCTCAGCCTGGGCGACCTGCCGCCCGGCGCCGCCCGCCCGCTGACGGCGGCGGAGGTGGACGCGCTGTACCGGTCTGCGTCGCTGCCGAATCCCGACGATCCGGACGTTCCGCTTGCCGGGCCGCCCGGCCTGTGA
- the rpsO gene encoding 30S ribosomal protein S15, producing MSQEEKQRIINEFKTHETDTGSPEVQIALLTHRINELTEHLRVHKKDHHSRRGLLKMVGQRRALLVYLNKISPERYAKLIDRLNIRTVIR from the coding sequence CTGTCTCAGGAAGAGAAGCAGAGGATCATCAACGAGTTCAAGACCCACGAGACCGATACGGGGTCGCCTGAGGTGCAGATTGCGCTGCTGACCCACCGGATCAACGAGCTCACCGAGCACCTGCGGGTACACAAGAAGGATCACCACTCCCGTCGGGGTCTGCTCAAGATGGTCGGCCAGCGCCGCGCGCTGCTGGTGTATCTGAACAAGATCTCGCCGGAGCGGTACGCGAAGCTGATCGATCGGCTGAACATCCGCACGGTGATCAGGTAG
- a CDS encoding RNA polymerase sigma factor yields MARTEAERREAFAALFSQMAPRLYRTAVGILGNPHDAADALQEAGLKAYRYFDSLADPAAGPAWLNRILINTCYDVGRSRSRAVPTGLEVVECPEGYAAPETDWQLLEALKLLPPEQRATVVLRFFQDLTIPQIAQVMAVPEGTVKSRLHASLAKLRAALASSEKEGVQ; encoded by the coding sequence GTGGCCAGAACCGAAGCCGAGCGCCGGGAGGCCTTTGCCGCCCTGTTCTCCCAGATGGCCCCGCGCCTCTACCGCACGGCGGTGGGCATCCTCGGCAACCCCCACGATGCCGCCGACGCGCTGCAGGAGGCCGGGCTGAAGGCGTACCGGTACTTCGACTCCCTGGCCGACCCCGCGGCGGGCCCGGCCTGGCTCAACCGGATCCTGATCAACACGTGCTACGACGTCGGCCGCAGCCGTTCCCGGGCGGTGCCCACCGGTTTGGAGGTCGTGGAGTGCCCGGAGGGCTACGCCGCGCCGGAGACCGACTGGCAGCTCCTGGAGGCGCTGAAGCTCCTCCCGCCGGAGCAGCGGGCCACCGTCGTGCTGCGTTTCTTCCAGGACCTGACGATCCCGCAGATCGCACAGGTGATGGCGGTGCCCGAGGGGACCGTGAAATCCCGGCTGCACGCGAGCCTCGCGAAGCTGCGCGCGGCCCTCGCCTCGTCGGAAAAGGAGGGTGTGCAGTGA
- the pnp gene encoding polyribonucleotide nucleotidyltransferase, producing the protein MELGGRTMTLETGRLAKQASGSVLVNYGDSVVLCTAVGSATPREGVDFFPLTVDYEERMYSVGRIPGNWFRREGRPTSKAILWARLTDRPIRPLFPEGFRNDVQVVCTVLSVDPDHPVEIMGMIGASAALTISDIPFEGPIGGVIVGLVDGQFVINPTAEQQERSEMHLVVAGTEHAVLMVEAGAKEVPEQTMLDAILFGHEVIKNTIIPTIKQMQAEVGKPKREVVLFNPPPELEQAVREAATVRLREAVRNPDKLAREEAVAAVGEAVQAELAEQFPESEKHIAYLLKKVLKEEVRRAIIEEGIRPDGRSLTEIRPIECAVDLLPRPHGSGLFQRGQTQVLSICTLGTLGDMQKLDDLTLEETKRFMHHYNFPPYSVGETRPLRGPGRREIGHGALAERALEPVIPPEEEFPYTIRVVSEVLESNGSSSMASVCGSTLALMAAGVPIKAPVAGVAMGLVEDPETGRYAVLTDIQGIEDALGDMDFKVAGTKKGVTALQMDMKISGTSREILEKALMQAREGRMFIMEKMLACISEPRKELSPWAPRIITMKISPEKIRDVIGKGGSTINKIIEETKVGHTKVEIDIQDDGTIYIAAVNLEAGERARQMIEALVKDPEPGMIYTGRVTRLMQFGAFVEILPGKEGLVHISELSDKRVARVEDVVNIGDEVTVKVTEIDRLGRINLSIKDAMPKQAASQPSGRPEARQPQPKPGQGKPGPAKAGAGRPGPGKPGPGRHGR; encoded by the coding sequence ATGGAGCTCGGGGGCCGCACGATGACCCTCGAGACCGGCCGCCTGGCCAAACAGGCCAGCGGGTCGGTATTGGTGAACTACGGGGACAGCGTGGTGCTCTGCACCGCAGTAGGCAGCGCAACCCCAAGGGAAGGTGTGGACTTCTTTCCGCTGACCGTAGACTACGAGGAGCGCATGTACTCCGTGGGCCGGATTCCGGGCAACTGGTTCCGGCGCGAGGGCCGGCCCACGAGCAAGGCGATCCTCTGGGCCCGGCTGACGGACCGGCCCATCCGGCCGCTGTTCCCGGAGGGCTTCCGCAACGACGTGCAGGTGGTCTGCACCGTGCTGTCGGTGGATCCGGACCATCCCGTGGAGATCATGGGCATGATCGGCGCCTCGGCGGCGCTGACCATCTCCGACATCCCCTTCGAGGGGCCCATCGGCGGCGTCATCGTGGGGCTGGTGGACGGCCAGTTCGTCATCAACCCCACGGCTGAGCAGCAGGAGCGCAGCGAGATGCATCTGGTCGTGGCCGGCACCGAGCACGCGGTGCTCATGGTGGAGGCGGGCGCCAAGGAGGTGCCCGAGCAGACCATGCTGGACGCCATCCTGTTCGGCCACGAGGTCATCAAGAACACCATCATCCCGACGATCAAGCAGATGCAGGCCGAGGTGGGCAAGCCCAAGCGGGAGGTGGTGCTCTTCAACCCGCCCCCCGAGCTGGAGCAGGCGGTGCGGGAGGCGGCCACCGTCCGGCTGCGGGAGGCGGTTCGCAATCCGGACAAGCTGGCCCGGGAGGAGGCCGTCGCCGCGGTGGGCGAGGCCGTTCAGGCCGAGCTGGCGGAGCAGTTCCCCGAATCGGAGAAGCACATCGCCTACCTGCTGAAGAAGGTGCTGAAGGAGGAGGTGCGCCGGGCGATCATCGAGGAGGGCATCCGGCCCGACGGGCGCAGCCTCACCGAGATCCGGCCTATCGAGTGCGCCGTGGACCTCCTGCCCCGGCCTCACGGCTCCGGCCTCTTCCAGCGGGGCCAGACCCAGGTGCTCTCGATCTGCACCCTGGGCACCCTGGGCGACATGCAGAAGCTGGATGACCTCACGCTGGAAGAGACCAAGCGGTTCATGCACCACTACAACTTCCCGCCCTACTCCGTCGGCGAGACGCGGCCGCTGCGCGGCCCCGGCCGCCGCGAAATCGGCCACGGCGCGCTGGCCGAGCGGGCTCTGGAGCCCGTCATTCCTCCCGAGGAGGAGTTCCCGTACACCATCCGAGTCGTGTCGGAGGTGCTGGAGTCCAACGGCTCGTCCTCGATGGCCTCGGTCTGCGGCTCCACGCTGGCGCTGATGGCGGCCGGCGTGCCCATCAAGGCGCCGGTGGCCGGCGTGGCCATGGGTCTGGTGGAGGATCCCGAGACCGGCCGCTACGCCGTGCTCACCGACATCCAGGGCATCGAGGACGCCCTGGGCGACATGGACTTCAAGGTGGCCGGCACTAAGAAGGGCGTCACCGCCCTGCAGATGGACATGAAGATCTCCGGCACCAGCCGGGAGATCCTGGAGAAGGCCTTGATGCAGGCGCGCGAGGGCCGCATGTTCATCATGGAGAAGATGCTGGCCTGCATCTCCGAGCCGCGCAAGGAGCTGTCGCCTTGGGCGCCGCGCATCATCACGATGAAGATCTCGCCGGAGAAGATCCGGGACGTCATCGGCAAGGGCGGCTCCACCATCAACAAGATCATCGAGGAGACCAAGGTGGGCCACACCAAGGTGGAGATCGACATCCAGGACGACGGCACGATCTACATCGCCGCCGTGAACCTGGAGGCCGGCGAGCGGGCCCGCCAGATGATCGAGGCGCTGGTGAAGGATCCCGAGCCCGGCATGATCTACACCGGCCGGGTCACGCGGCTCATGCAGTTCGGCGCGTTCGTCGAGATCCTCCCCGGCAAGGAAGGGCTTGTGCACATCAGCGAGCTGTCGGACAAGCGGGTAGCCCGGGTCGAGGACGTGGTCAACATCGGCGACGAGGTGACCGTGAAGGTCACGGAGATCGACCGGCTCGGCCGCATCAACCTCTCCATCAAGGACGCCATGCCGAAGCAGGCGGCCTCCCAGCCGTCAGGGCGGCCGGAGGCCCGCCAGCCCCAGCCGAAGCCCGGCCAGGGCAAGCCCGGTCCGGCCAAGGCCGGGGCCGGCAGGCCGGGTCCCGGCAAGCCGGGTCCGGGCCGACACGGTCGATAG
- a CDS encoding M16 family metallopeptidase — MTFYRKTTLPNGLRVVTEAIGHVRSAAVGVYVGTGSLYEAPAEMGVSHLIEHMLFKGTERRSALEIARAIDGRGGALNAYTAKEYTCYYARVLDEHLPLALDVLADMILNSRFDPDDLAREKDVICEEIRMYDDVPDDLVHDLFAGALWRGHALGRPIVGTVERVQAMSRADILAYKNRHYVPANMVVAAAGHLEHERVVEWVAELFGAAAAEADGRPAPDAPPVPRTPAIAVRQKEIEQAHLVLGTTALSLDDPNIYALHVLNAIVGGSSSSRLFQEVREKRGLAYSVYSYHSSYRSAGAFGVYAGVSPRMVGATLDVVTGVLSELGRRGVTEEELAEAREQLKGQLMLGLESTSSRMSRLGRGELIRGFVHSPDEVIARVEAVTLEQVNELAHRLFVEEARVMAAVVPHALQYDFAQYGEVLHD; from the coding sequence GTGACCTTCTACCGGAAAACGACGCTGCCCAACGGCCTCCGGGTGGTCACCGAGGCGATCGGCCACGTGCGCTCCGCCGCGGTGGGGGTGTACGTGGGCACCGGCAGCCTGTATGAAGCGCCGGCGGAGATGGGTGTCTCCCACCTGATCGAGCACATGCTGTTCAAGGGGACCGAGCGGCGGTCGGCCCTGGAGATCGCCCGCGCGATTGACGGCCGGGGCGGCGCACTGAACGCATACACCGCAAAGGAGTACACCTGCTACTACGCGCGGGTGCTGGACGAGCATCTGCCCCTCGCCCTGGACGTGCTGGCCGACATGATCCTCAACTCCCGATTCGACCCGGACGACCTCGCGCGCGAGAAGGACGTCATCTGCGAGGAGATCCGGATGTACGACGACGTTCCCGACGACCTGGTCCACGACCTGTTCGCCGGGGCGCTTTGGCGCGGCCATGCGCTGGGCCGGCCGATCGTGGGTACGGTGGAACGAGTCCAGGCGATGTCCCGCGCGGACATCCTCGCGTACAAGAACCGCCACTACGTGCCGGCCAACATGGTGGTGGCCGCGGCGGGCCACCTGGAGCACGAGCGCGTGGTGGAGTGGGTGGCAGAGCTGTTCGGCGCCGCGGCAGCGGAGGCGGATGGCCGGCCGGCGCCGGACGCGCCGCCCGTGCCCCGGACCCCGGCCATCGCGGTCCGGCAGAAGGAGATCGAGCAGGCGCACCTGGTGCTGGGCACCACGGCCCTGTCGCTGGACGACCCCAACATCTACGCCCTGCACGTCCTCAACGCGATCGTGGGCGGGTCCAGTTCCAGCCGGCTGTTCCAGGAGGTGCGGGAGAAGCGGGGACTGGCGTATTCCGTGTACTCGTATCACTCTTCGTACCGGAGCGCGGGCGCCTTCGGCGTATATGCAGGCGTCTCGCCCCGCATGGTCGGGGCGACGCTGGACGTGGTCACCGGCGTGCTCAGCGAGCTGGGCCGCAGGGGCGTGACGGAAGAGGAGCTGGCCGAAGCCCGGGAGCAGTTGAAGGGACAGTTGATGCTCGGGCTCGAGTCCACCTCCAGCCGCATGAGCCGGCTGGGGCGGGGGGAACTGATCCGCGGTTTCGTCCACAGCCCCGACGAGGTGATCGCCCGGGTAGAAGCGGTGACCCTGGAGCAGGTGAACGAACTGGCGCACCGGCTCTTCGTGGAGGAGGCGCGGGTGATGGCGGCCGTGGTGCCCCACGCGCTCCAGTACGACTTTGCGCAATACGGGGAGGTTCTGCATGACTGA
- a CDS encoding deoxyuridine 5'-triphosphate nucleotidohydrolase (catalyzes the formation of dUMP from dUTP): MTERRFAPLRGYEGRVRLPQRKTRLSAGYDLEAAEEVTIPPGQVALVPTGLKAYMGEDEVLLLAVRSSLAVKRRLALANGIGVIDADYADNPDNEGHILVALVNLGTEPATIACGERVAQGIFVRYLTVAGDQPGGLRTGGIGSTGTA; the protein is encoded by the coding sequence ATGACTGAACGACGGTTTGCGCCCTTGCGCGGCTACGAGGGCCGCGTCCGGCTGCCCCAGCGCAAGACCCGCCTTTCGGCGGGGTACGACCTGGAGGCGGCGGAGGAGGTCACGATTCCGCCCGGTCAGGTCGCGCTGGTGCCCACGGGGCTGAAGGCCTACATGGGGGAGGATGAGGTGTTGCTGCTGGCTGTGCGCTCGAGCCTCGCGGTCAAGCGCCGGCTTGCGCTGGCCAACGGCATCGGGGTCATCGACGCCGACTACGCGGACAACCCCGACAACGAGGGGCACATCCTGGTGGCGCTGGTCAACCTGGGCACCGAGCCGGCGACCATCGCCTGCGGGGAGCGGGTGGCGCAGGGGATCTTCGTGCGCTACCTCACCGTGGCCGGCGACCAGCCCGGGGGCCTGCGCACGGGCGGCATCGGATCGACCGGCACGGCTTAG
- a CDS encoding chemotaxis protein CheW — protein sequence MRRGTAAEQKVVVFAIGGQEYALPIAGVREIITWTAPTPVPDSPPYVEGVISVRGEVLPVMDLGRRFGLTSRREAEQRRIIILELAGKSAGLIVDDVVAVEDVVEGKLAPPSPLVANLGGMHEAVVEGILQLGEGRLVVVLSADRLLETALQ from the coding sequence ATGAGACGGGGAACGGCGGCGGAACAGAAAGTGGTTGTGTTTGCCATCGGCGGACAGGAGTACGCCCTGCCCATCGCGGGCGTGCGCGAGATCATCACCTGGACGGCGCCAACGCCGGTACCCGATTCCCCACCGTACGTGGAAGGGGTCATCTCCGTGCGCGGCGAGGTGCTGCCGGTGATGGACCTTGGCCGCCGCTTCGGCCTGACCAGCCGGCGGGAGGCGGAGCAGCGCAGGATTATCATCCTGGAGCTTGCCGGGAAGAGCGCAGGGCTGATCGTGGATGACGTGGTGGCGGTGGAGGATGTGGTCGAGGGGAAGCTGGCACCCCCCTCGCCCCTCGTGGCCAACCTCGGCGGAATGCACGAGGCCGTGGTGGAAGGCATCCTGCAGCTCGGGGAAGGGCGCCTTGTGGTAGTGCTGTCCGCGGACCGGCTGCTGGAGACGGCCCTGCAGTAA
- a CDS encoding chemotaxis protein CheW — translation MVQEQREQQSIFQIVVFQMDNEYYGADIAVVREVVPLQRVTRVPRTPAYVLGVINLRGRVIPVIDLRRRLRLCTSAATKATRIAIAEVDGDQVGMVVDSVEEVARVPADAVEPPSSLLSRVDREHVLGVAKVGGRLVTLLDLRQILVREERKTPVAQ, via the coding sequence GTGGTCCAGGAGCAGCGTGAACAGCAATCCATTTTTCAAATCGTTGTCTTTCAAATGGACAACGAGTATTATGGAGCCGACATCGCCGTCGTGCGCGAGGTAGTACCCCTCCAGCGGGTTACCCGCGTGCCCCGGACCCCCGCTTATGTGCTGGGGGTGATCAACCTGCGCGGCCGGGTCATCCCCGTGATCGATCTCCGCCGCCGGCTGCGGCTGTGCACGAGCGCAGCCACCAAGGCCACCCGCATCGCCATCGCCGAGGTGGACGGCGACCAGGTGGGCATGGTGGTGGACTCGGTGGAAGAGGTGGCCCGGGTGCCGGCGGACGCCGTGGAGCCGCCGTCCTCGCTTCTCTCCCGGGTTGACCGCGAGCACGTGCTGGGCGTCGCCAAGGTGGGCGGGCGGCTCGTGACGCTGCTCGACCTGCGGCAGATCCTGGTCCGCGAGGAGCGGAAGACACCCGTGGCCCAGTAG
- a CDS encoding chemotaxis protein CheA, translating to MGSGFDISAEDIRVFLDEAEELLQTMEAGILRLESDAGDPDPEVIQDIFRAAHTLKGSSATLGHQRMAELTHAMENVLDRLRKGKASVTTPLVDTLFHCLDALKLFKDEIATGEPAQVNTDELMRELAALEGASAPAAPAQAAPSADGVEFPPLTAQQQAKVDEARTKGLNVYQARLEIAPDAAMPAVRAFQALLAVGDIGEIVLSVPTQEQVENDQVGSDMKLLFVTRESLQKVQDVLREVPEMAVRTLAAYEPVSAAAPSGPTPAGEVAAAAMAPAAPKAGPVPAGDNGAGNGGGALRTPRGGMRTVRVDVEVLDNLMNTVGELVIERTRLQQVLSRLEVEREGDELSQTMSSALAQLGRLTGNLQEEIQRARMIPVENLFRKFPRMVRDIAQKFGKEINFIMRGEETELDRSVIEEIGDPLMHLLRNAVDHGIEPPEVRVAAGKPAAGTVILEAFHEENHIIISVRDDGRGVDPEKIRASAVRKGILSEEAARRLSDPEAINLIWSPGFSTADKVSDVSGRGVGLDVVQKNIERINGSVEIRSTVGQGTEFRVKLPLTLAIIRALQVELLGTIYCIPLGSVVETDRIPVSEIQTVRQREVVVKRGEVIPLLRLAEAFELQRPEGAEEPDEIFVVIVAVMGRQIGLVVDSLIGEGDVVIKPLGRFIGEIPGISGATIMGDGDVAIILDVSSLVNSVQDEAGRLEMVAH from the coding sequence ATGGGCTCTGGTTTTGACATCTCTGCAGAGGACATCCGAGTCTTCCTCGACGAGGCGGAGGAACTGCTACAGACGATGGAGGCCGGAATTCTCCGGCTGGAGAGCGATGCCGGCGATCCGGACCCGGAGGTCATCCAGGACATTTTCCGGGCAGCGCACACCCTGAAGGGCTCGTCCGCGACCCTCGGCCACCAGCGCATGGCCGAACTGACCCATGCCATGGAGAACGTCCTGGACAGGCTCCGGAAGGGGAAGGCCAGCGTCACGACACCGCTGGTGGACACGCTGTTCCACTGCCTGGACGCGCTGAAGCTGTTCAAGGACGAGATCGCGACGGGCGAGCCGGCACAGGTGAACACCGACGAGCTGATGCGGGAACTGGCCGCCCTGGAGGGGGCTTCTGCGCCTGCGGCGCCTGCCCAGGCCGCCCCGTCGGCGGACGGTGTGGAGTTTCCGCCGCTGACCGCCCAGCAGCAGGCGAAGGTGGACGAAGCGCGGACGAAGGGGCTGAACGTCTACCAGGCCCGGCTGGAGATCGCACCGGACGCGGCGATGCCCGCAGTGCGGGCGTTCCAGGCGCTGCTCGCCGTGGGCGACATCGGCGAGATCGTCCTTTCCGTCCCGACGCAGGAGCAGGTGGAGAACGACCAGGTCGGCTCCGACATGAAGCTGCTCTTTGTGACCAGGGAGAGCCTGCAGAAGGTGCAGGACGTGCTTCGGGAAGTGCCGGAGATGGCGGTCAGGACGCTGGCGGCCTATGAGCCGGTCTCCGCGGCGGCGCCGTCCGGGCCGACGCCGGCCGGCGAGGTCGCCGCTGCGGCCATGGCGCCGGCCGCGCCCAAGGCGGGTCCGGTCCCCGCGGGCGACAACGGCGCAGGCAACGGCGGCGGCGCGCTGCGCACCCCGCGCGGCGGCATGCGGACGGTGCGGGTGGACGTCGAGGTGCTTGACAATCTGATGAACACCGTGGGCGAGCTGGTGATCGAACGGACCCGGCTGCAGCAGGTGCTGAGCCGGCTGGAAGTGGAGCGGGAGGGCGACGAGCTCTCGCAGACCATGTCCTCGGCTCTGGCCCAGCTGGGCCGGCTCACCGGCAACCTGCAGGAGGAGATCCAGCGGGCCCGCATGATCCCGGTCGAGAACCTGTTCCGCAAGTTCCCGCGGATGGTCCGGGACATCGCCCAGAAGTTCGGCAAGGAGATCAACTTCATCATGCGGGGCGAGGAAACGGAGTTGGACCGGTCGGTCATCGAGGAGATCGGCGATCCGCTGATGCACCTGCTGCGCAACGCCGTCGACCACGGCATCGAGCCTCCGGAGGTGCGGGTGGCGGCGGGCAAGCCGGCCGCCGGCACCGTGATCCTGGAGGCGTTCCACGAGGAGAACCACATCATCATCTCCGTGCGCGACGACGGCCGCGGCGTGGATCCGGAGAAGATCCGGGCCAGCGCCGTGCGCAAGGGCATCCTCTCCGAGGAGGCCGCCCGGAGGCTGTCGGATCCCGAGGCGATCAACCTCATCTGGTCGCCGGGCTTCTCCACCGCGGACAAGGTGTCGGACGTGTCCGGCCGCGGCGTGGGCCTCGACGTGGTGCAGAAGAACATCGAGCGGATCAACGGCTCGGTGGAGATCCGCAGCACCGTGGGCCAGGGAACCGAGTTCCGGGTGAAGCTGCCGCTTACGCTGGCCATCATCCGGGCGCTGCAGGTGGAACTGTTGGGCACCATCTACTGCATCCCGCTGGGTTCGGTGGTGGAGACCGACCGCATCCCGGTGAGCGAGATTCAGACCGTGCGCCAGCGGGAGGTGGTCGTGAAGCGGGGCGAGGTCATCCCCCTGCTCCGGCTGGCGGAGGCCTTCGAACTGCAGCGGCCGGAAGGCGCCGAGGAACCCGACGAGATCTTCGTGGTCATCGTCGCCGTGATGGGGCGGCAGATCGGGCTGGTGGTCGACTCGCTCATCGGTGAGGGCGACGTGGTGATCAAGCCCCTGGGCCGGTTCATCGGGGAGATCCCCGGCATCTCGGGCGCCACCATCATGGGCGATGGCGACGTCGCCATCATCCTGGACGTGTCCAGTCTGGTCAACTCCGTTCAGGATGAGGCGGGGCGGCTGGAGATGGTCGCGCACTAG